In the genome of Halapricum salinum, one region contains:
- a CDS encoding NAD(P)-dependent alcohol dehydrogenase codes for MKAFVMQGIGETAIVEKERPEPGPMDAILKPTVGLICTSDCHTVHGAIGDRDNLTLGHEVVGIVDEVGSEVEDFMAGDRVAVGAITPDWNAEAAQEGHPSQSNGALGGWKFANVKDGTFAEYVHVNDADGNLAPIPKGVTDHQAVYTADMLSTGFAGAENADIPMGGTVAIFAQGPVGLMATKGAALQGAGQIIAVETRENRKELARVYGATDIVDFQDGDPVAQIMDLTNDRGVDAAIEALGADETLQNCIEVTKPGGTVSNVGYHGEGEFRHIPREEWGVGMSEISIVNDLCPGGRVRISRLLRLLQAGKVDPRKMTTHEFSFDEIETAFEMMDDKRDDIIKPLIRFD; via the coding sequence ATGAAAGCTTTCGTCATGCAAGGGATCGGGGAGACGGCGATCGTCGAGAAAGAGCGGCCAGAGCCGGGACCGATGGACGCCATCCTCAAACCAACAGTCGGGTTGATCTGTACGTCGGATTGCCACACCGTCCACGGTGCGATCGGCGACCGGGACAACCTCACGCTCGGCCACGAGGTCGTCGGGATCGTCGACGAAGTGGGATCGGAAGTCGAGGACTTCATGGCGGGCGACCGGGTCGCGGTCGGCGCGATCACACCCGACTGGAACGCAGAGGCCGCCCAGGAGGGCCATCCCTCTCAATCGAACGGCGCGCTCGGCGGCTGGAAGTTCGCCAACGTCAAGGACGGGACGTTCGCCGAGTACGTCCACGTCAACGACGCCGACGGCAACCTCGCGCCCATCCCGAAAGGCGTCACCGACCACCAGGCCGTCTACACGGCCGACATGCTCTCGACGGGATTCGCCGGCGCGGAGAACGCCGACATCCCGATGGGCGGCACAGTCGCAATCTTCGCGCAGGGCCCGGTCGGGCTGATGGCCACGAAGGGGGCCGCCCTCCAGGGAGCCGGCCAGATCATCGCCGTCGAGACCCGTGAGAACCGCAAAGAGCTGGCCCGGGTGTACGGCGCGACAGACATCGTCGACTTCCAGGACGGGGACCCGGTCGCACAGATCATGGACCTCACGAACGACAGGGGCGTCGACGCCGCCATCGAGGCGCTCGGGGCCGACGAGACGCTCCAGAACTGTATCGAGGTCACCAAACCCGGCGGGACAGTCTCGAACGTCGGCTACCATGGTGAGGGCGAGTTCCGCCACATCCCGCGCGAGGAGTGGGGCGTCGGGATGTCCGAGATCTCGATCGTCAACGACCTCTGTCCCGGCGGCCGCGTCCGGATCAGCCGTCTCCTGCGCCTGCTCCAGGCTGGCAAGGTCGACCCGAGGAAGATGACGACTCACGA